In Paenibacillus thermoaerophilus, the genomic stretch ATTTCGCTGAATCAATTGCGTCCGAATCCGTATCAACCGCGGAAGACGTTCCATGAAGAAAGCATTCAAGAGCTGGCCGCATCCATCAAGGAACACGGCGTTATTCAGCCGATTATCGTTCGATCCGTGGTCAAGGGTTACGAGATCATCGCCGGGGAGCGAAGGTTCCGCGCGAGCCAATTAGCCGGAAAAGCGACGATTCCTGCAGTTGTCCGTTCGTTCTCGGACGAACAAGTGATGGAGATCGCCCTGATCGAAAACGTGCAGCGCGAGGATTTGAACGCTTTGGAAGTAGCGCTGGCTTATCAAGGACTTATCGACCATTTTAATCTCACGCAAGAAGAACTTTCGATCAAGGTTGGAAAAAGCCGCTCTCATATTGCGAATTTTTTGCGGCTTCTGCAACTGCCGGACACGATCAAACAATATGTTTCACGTGGAACATTGTCGATGGGGCATGCCCGCGCGATTGTCGGGATCAAAAACGAAAAAGAGCAGCTAAGGCTGGCGGAACAAGCGATACGCGAACAATGGAGCGTCCGTGAACTGGAGCAGGCCATTCAGAATTTGGATGCTTCCAACAATAAGCAGCCGGCCAAAGCGGCGCAAAAGGCATCGAAAGAAAAAACAAATCCGTATATCGCGGATTTGGAGGAGCAGCTTCGCAATCGGTTCCGCACAACCGTCAAAATCAAGGACGACAAGAACAAAGGCAAAATCGAAATTTTGTATTACTCAAAGGAAGATTTGGAACGGCTCTTGGAATTGTTGCAGGGCTGATTGTCGGGTACAATACGAATAGAAACCGATGATAGAGCATACCGAGGCGGCAATCTAAGCTGCATGAGGTATGCTTTGTTGTCCGCGCTGATGTGCGAAACGATAAGGGCGGCAAAGCCGTTTATCCTTGGGGGAGAGGCCGAAATGAACGGGTTTATCTATTTGGATAACGCTGCAACCTCCTGGCCGAAAGCACCCGGGGTGAAAGAAGCAGTCGTTAGAGCGATTGAAGAACAAAGCGCAAATCCCGGCAGAGGCAATCATCAAATGGCCGTAACGGCCAGCCGGGTTTTGTTCGACGCGCGCAAAAAGCTGGCCAAGCTGTTCCAGATTCGGAATCCGAACGACATTCACTTTACCCTGAACACGACGATGGGGTTGAACATGGCGATAAAAGGGTTGCTGAAGCCGGGCGATCATGTGGTCTGCACATCCGTCGAGCATAATTCGGTAAGGCGGCCTCTGGAATATCTGAAGCGAACCATAGGGTTGGAGCTGACTTACGTCGAGACGGACGAACAGGGGAGACTCGATGTGGCGAAAGTCGCCCGATCCATCAAAAGCAATACGAAACTCGTTGTCGCCACGCATAGCTCCAATCTGCTGGGCTCCATCGTGCCGATTGAAGAGATCGGGGCGATTACGCGCAAGCGCGGCGTTTATTTTCTCGTGGATGCGGCTCAAAGCGCCGGCAGCGTAGCCATCGACG encodes the following:
- a CDS encoding ParB/RepB/Spo0J family partition protein gives rise to the protein MSKRLGRGLDALIPALSINEDDKVIEISLNQLRPNPYQPRKTFHEESIQELAASIKEHGVIQPIIVRSVVKGYEIIAGERRFRASQLAGKATIPAVVRSFSDEQVMEIALIENVQREDLNALEVALAYQGLIDHFNLTQEELSIKVGKSRSHIANFLRLLQLPDTIKQYVSRGTLSMGHARAIVGIKNEKEQLRLAEQAIREQWSVRELEQAIQNLDASNNKQPAKAAQKASKEKTNPYIADLEEQLRNRFRTTVKIKDDKNKGKIEILYYSKEDLERLLELLQG